acattttaagGATGACTTTGCTTCAATTACACCATTTCTTCATGTGGAAGTTTCTCAGGTTGTTCAGGGTGTTGTCTTCTGCAAAATCTAAAGACAGTTGTTCTACAAACTTGAAGAAAAGTATCAAATACAAGCATTTGAGAAAACCAACCGAGaaaatgtttggtgtctttACAACATCACTCACAGACAATGCCTCTTACAGTCGTTTCAGTCTATTTATGGTTTAAAACATACCTTGATAATTATTGTTTGCTAAGCATTGATATCTCTTCAGGTGGTTTACATGGTGTGGAATGCAGTCAATGACCCACTCTTTGGATACCTTCAAGATAACTCCCGTGTGCCCTGCTGCTCTCAGCGTCGTCTCTCCATCCTGTATGGTGCTCCCCTCTACTCGCTCACTTTCCTCCTGGCCTGGTTCCCGTGGCGGACCTACGCCCCCGGTGACTGGTTGAGTGGCCTACACCTGACAGTGACACTGTGTGCTTTTGATAGCTTATTGACTTTCGTGCTGCTGGCACAATGTGCACTATTTGCAGAGATTTCCAGCCACCATCAGAGCAGACTCAGACTTGTGAAGTACAGCCAGGTGAGAACTTTGTAACCTGACCACTGTCCTCATCTTCCTTGTGCATGCTCATGAGCTAACAGAGTAACTACACATCCCTTTAATACCCCCATCCTTTTCTTTCTCAGGTGGCTTCTCTCGTCGGCTCCTCCAGCATCCTCTTCTGCGGCGTGGTGTCTAAAAACATGGAGGACTTCGGAGCCTTCCAAGCCTACACGGTGCTGATCGCCATACTGAGCTGTGCCTGCATGCTCTATACTGGCTTCCACAGTGAGAGCCGCTTTGACAACAAAGGATCTGAACCAGAAGCACAGCAGTATGAGGACCGGCCTTCCCCTCAATCTGAACCTTCCTTCTCCAATTTAAGAACTCTGGTCTTGCAAATCCTGACCAACAGGGACTTCCTGACTTTTGTCGTAATGAACTTCTGCCAGGTCTTCATGTTGGCCTTCTTTAATAATTTTACCATAATTCTTACTGAGCACCTGATTCCTCCAAATGTGCTTCCATCACTGGCCAAGAGCATCATGTACGGAGCAGGATTCATCTGTCCACAGGTATTTTCTCTCAGTGTTTTACTAAATAAAAGGTCAAATGATGCATAatgtatttatgtctttgttCTGCTCCCTTGTCTCTATCCCAGCTGTTGGTATTGAGCTGTCAGAGTCTGCTCCACGGTCTTGGCTACTACAGGATCATCCTTTTAACCTTCTACACCGAGGCTGTGATGGCGGCCATCATGCTCGCACTCGGTCCTCAGCATTACTATATTCTGGCATTTTTCCTGACTGCTAACATGTAAGAATattatatcattaaaaaaaaaggtgataaCATGAACAAATCGCTCCTCTTCGATTGAATAATatcttcactctctctcataTCGTCTATGCAGGGTCATCATTCAAGCAGCCTTCAGTCTTTTTGGCTTGCCTTTGGCTGACATCATCGACACAGATCTGCAGAAGTACAAACgcaggtaaaaagaaaaaatgttatTATCCCACTTCTACTAATGCAGCTATTCCTCTCATGCAAATAAGTGCTCTACATGTGGTGTGCCAATATGTCACTGcagcattgtgttttttgttttcataaaaattGAAATTCAGCAATAGCATATTTTGTAACAGGCCAAATAACCAAACATTCAGATGTTCTAATGAAGTCATCAGATACATGTATTGCATGTGTGatgacatatttattttttatttttgttgtgatttttaacaGTTCCCCGCTCTCCTCCATGGTGTTTGGGACGAATGCTCTGTTCACAAAACCCGCTCAGTCTCTGGCTCCCATGATCGTGCTTTATATCCTCAACCAGTTTGGATACGAACAGCTGAAGAGCGCAGGAGCTGATTCAAATCAAAGgtacagaatgtttttttcttcttgattcAACAGTTAAGATTAACCAAAAtaatcaaacttaaaactgaAATTAAGATCGCGTAGATGGACTGTTTATTCAGTCCTGTGCCACGATTGGCTCCTGTTTTTATCACCCAAAttacacaaatattttaaaagtgaagttCCCCATCCAGTAATCTGCATGAATAGATGTCAAGGATGAAGAGATTGCCTTCTAACACTGGCTTTTCTTTCAATAGATGTATTGTATGATACATAATCTACAGCATATTATTGGAAACTTAAATGCACACACCTGACATTTAACAAAAactgaacattaaaacaaaagtttttgGTTGAATTCTTTCACAGTTTtcagttgaaaatgtttttaaatgtttttcatgtttcatcttAATGTTTGAAtaatacacatgaacacagtcCAAGCTTAAATGTGTTGTTACAGTTTAAAATATGAACGATGACATCATCGGTGCTTACAGTCAGTGACCCCCAAATAACCACGGATATGATGGACTTTGAAAATGCATTCTCTTCATTTCAATGACAAAATGACTCCTTTTTACAGCGACCTGGAGAGCCTCCACTATGTCATGTTTTACTTGGTGTGTCTGGTGCCAATGTGCATCGCTGCTCTGCAGGCCGTGGCCTGGAGGCCGTTCTCCATCCGCAACAGTCACACAGTTGAAACAAAGTACATTGACAACTAACTTTTGTACTTGACAATCAAAGGAAGCCTGGGGATATTTCTTTAGCAGGGATTTGGGAGAGATATAAGG
This Labrus bergylta chromosome 16, fLabBer1.1, whole genome shotgun sequence DNA region includes the following protein-coding sequences:
- the mfsd13al gene encoding transmembrane protein 180-like, encoding MTTEDKPAAGVRSGRMDVVRRLRNFGVNPAALAFAMTTLGSCMINNIFSFYYVKLFINKYNVSEAAFHKSQVVYMVWNAVNDPLFGYLQDNSRVPCCSQRRLSILYGAPLYSLTFLLAWFPWRTYAPGDWLSGLHLTVTLCAFDSLLTFVLLAQCALFAEISSHHQSRLRLVKYSQVASLVGSSSILFCGVVSKNMEDFGAFQAYTVLIAILSCACMLYTGFHSESRFDNKGSEPEAQQYEDRPSPQSEPSFSNLRTLVLQILTNRDFLTFVVMNFCQVFMLAFFNNFTIILTEHLIPPNVLPSLAKSIMYGAGFICPQLLVLSCQSLLHGLGYYRIILLTFYTEAVMAAIMLALGPQHYYILAFFLTANMVIIQAAFSLFGLPLADIIDTDLQKYKRSSPLSSMVFGTNALFTKPAQSLAPMIVLYILNQFGYEQLKSAGADSNQSDLESLHYVMFYLVCLVPMCIAALQAVAWRPFSIRNSHTVETKYIDN